A portion of the Fusobacterium nucleatum genome contains these proteins:
- a CDS encoding AlwI family type II restriction endonuclease, translating into MKELKYKSFCWVIGTTSFRTAKLNLKIEQQLRLLNEFHKNINPWEWTNSTQEKYYDFMKGKEFVSGDAIRKDKDAREKTSGLVDIGLITENRLLTAVGQKLLEITNKEEISKNNIFNIEDDSFIYLKQLLKTSINVDGKFVKPYIVLVYCLGELEYLTYDEFTYFIPLITDKESLNEIIENIRKYRKKELKKEDIIYKKLISMKNYQEAEKVLLANKITEDLICLVGMNRKSKTYDKIFFQLYQLLKAIFIDKSNQNYLKTFEIISKITGKSSIHWKNLIFKTNRKEKVKKDKEKSINDNTPFKISKNEDEFKKLFFKYLHTFKAMATLEDYFDLNRRYLALTETFIFEDSTIKLDIFPKYYFRECISNLIDGAFIEDKNLKDDIELSNISNNLKVNLNRIYSNLSKDLNIKITNPNEANKYIQDERYKRFNELIKTKFTDEILLNLLEYFEKREDKEIEKLVTDEATIPTIFEYILGIIWYKVSEFKGNILEYMKLSLEANLLPRTHASGGYADIIYEYVKNENYPKHSLLIEATLSDGSNQRKMEMEPVSRHLGDYRIKSKNSNDYSLFITTFLEQNIITDFRFRKIMPYEKNGEVIEGMKIIPIDTNFLKEIIKNKITYKELYSDFEEHYQKEPDERNWYKNMIEKINKKYKEI; encoded by the coding sequence ATGAAAGAGTTGAAGTATAAGAGTTTTTGTTGGGTAATTGGAACTACAAGTTTTCGTACAGCAAAATTGAATTTAAAAATAGAACAACAATTAAGATTGTTAAATGAATTTCATAAAAACATAAATCCTTGGGAATGGACTAATTCTACTCAGGAAAAATATTATGATTTTATGAAAGGTAAAGAATTTGTTAGTGGCGATGCTATTAGAAAAGACAAAGATGCTAGAGAAAAAACTTCTGGCTTAGTTGATATTGGACTTATTACAGAAAATAGACTTTTAACAGCGGTAGGACAGAAGCTATTAGAAATTACAAATAAAGAAGAAATATCTAAAAATAATATTTTTAATATTGAAGATGACAGCTTTATTTATTTAAAACAATTATTAAAAACTTCAATAAATGTTGATGGAAAATTTGTAAAACCTTATATAGTATTAGTTTATTGTCTTGGAGAATTAGAATACTTGACTTATGATGAATTTACTTATTTTATTCCTTTAATTACAGATAAAGAGAGTTTAAATGAGATTATTGAAAATATTAGAAAATATAGAAAAAAGGAACTAAAAAAAGAAGATATAATATATAAAAAATTGATTTCAATGAAAAATTATCAAGAGGCTGAGAAAGTACTTTTAGCTAATAAAATTACAGAAGATTTGATTTGCCTAGTAGGAATGAATAGAAAGAGTAAAACTTATGATAAGATATTTTTTCAATTATATCAGTTACTAAAGGCTATTTTTATAGATAAAAGTAATCAGAATTATTTAAAAACTTTTGAAATTATTAGTAAAATTACAGGAAAATCATCAATACACTGGAAAAATTTGATTTTTAAAACTAATAGAAAAGAAAAAGTAAAAAAGGATAAAGAAAAATCTATTAATGATAATACTCCTTTTAAAATTTCTAAAAATGAAGATGAATTTAAAAAGCTATTTTTTAAATATTTACATACTTTTAAAGCTATGGCAACTCTTGAAGATTATTTTGATTTAAATAGAAGATACCTAGCTTTAACAGAAACTTTTATTTTTGAAGATAGTACAATAAAATTAGATATATTTCCAAAATACTATTTTAGAGAATGTATTTCAAACTTAATAGATGGAGCTTTTATTGAAGATAAAAATTTAAAAGATGATATTGAATTATCTAACATTTCAAATAATTTAAAAGTTAATTTAAACAGGATTTACTCTAATTTAAGTAAAGATTTGAATATAAAGATTACTAATCCAAATGAGGCAAATAAATATATTCAAGATGAAAGATATAAAAGATTTAATGAATTAATAAAAACTAAATTCACAGATGAAATATTACTAAATCTTTTGGAATATTTTGAAAAAAGAGAGGATAAAGAAATCGAAAAATTAGTAACAGATGAGGCAACTATACCAACAATTTTTGAATATATTTTAGGGATAATTTGGTATAAAGTGAGTGAATTTAAAGGAAATATTTTAGAGTATATGAAACTATCATTAGAAGCAAACTTACTTCCAAGAACTCATGCAAGTGGTGGATATGCTGATATAATATATGAATATGTAAAAAATGAAAATTATCCTAAACACTCTTTATTGATTGAAGCTACACTATCTGATGGTTCTAATCAAAGAAAAATGGAGATGGAACCTGTGTCAAGGCATTTAGGAGATTATAGAATAAAATCAAAAAATTCTAATGATTATTCATTATTTATAACAACTTTTTTAGAACAAAATATAATAACAGATTTTAGATTTAGAAAAATAATGCCTTATGAAAAAAATGGAGAAGTAATTGAAGGGATGAAAATAATCCCAATAGATACTAATTTTTTAAAAGAAATAATTAAAAATAAAATAACTTACAAAGAATTATACTCAGACTTTGAAGAACATTACCAAAAGGAGCCTGACGAAAGAAACTGGTATAAAAATATGATAGAAAAAATAAATAAAAAGTATAAGGAAATTTAA
- a CDS encoding biotin--[acetyl-CoA-carboxylase] ligase — MKFLKFDEIDSTNNYMKENIASFENYDIVSAKVQTSGRGRRGNVWLSPEGMALFSFLLKPEKTLSIIEATKLPLLAGISTLSALKKIKDGAYSFKWTNDVFFNSKKLCGILIERVKDDFVVGIGINVANKIPKDIKNIAISMESDYDIEKLILKVVEEFSVYYKRFSEGKWQEIIEEINSCNFLKDKKIRVHIGDKIFEGIAKNIVEDGRIEIKVDGEIKLFSVGEIKIEKGYY; from the coding sequence ATGAAATTTTTAAAATTTGATGAGATAGATTCAACTAATAATTATATGAAAGAAAATATAGCTTCTTTTGAAAATTATGATATAGTATCAGCAAAAGTCCAAACTTCTGGTAGAGGTAGAAGGGGTAATGTTTGGCTATCGCCAGAGGGAATGGCACTTTTTAGTTTCTTATTAAAACCTGAAAAGACTTTATCAATAATTGAAGCAACAAAGTTACCTCTTTTGGCTGGAATTTCAACTTTATCTGCTTTAAAGAAAATAAAAGATGGAGCTTATTCTTTTAAGTGGACTAATGATGTTTTTTTTAATTCTAAAAAGTTATGTGGAATTTTAATAGAGAGAGTAAAAGATGATTTTGTAGTTGGTATAGGAATAAATGTGGCTAATAAGATACCTAAGGATATTAAAAATATAGCTATTTCAATGGAAAGTGATTATGATATTGAAAAATTAATATTAAAAGTTGTAGAGGAATTTTCAGTATATTATAAAAGATTTTCAGAAGGAAAATGGCAAGAAATTATAGAAGAAATTAATAGTTGTAATTTTTTGAAAGATAAAAAAATAAGAGTGCATATAGGAGATAAAATTTTTGAAGGAATAGCAAAAAATATAGTTGAAGATGGAAGAATTGAGATAAAGGTAGATGGAGAAATAAAATTATTTAGTGTTGGAGAGATAAAAATAGAAAAGGGTTATTACTAA
- a CDS encoding Dam family site-specific DNA-(adenine-N6)-methyltransferase, which yields MENLKLFLDDEDKKKNKVEKLIEELKLKRFFINNRRYLGNKYSLTNFIKKIVEENCKSIDVVADVFSGTGSVSEIFKDKELITNDLLYCNYISNYAWFSNEDYSEEKIINIIYEYNEIETSENNYVRENFADTFFSADDCSKIGYIREDIEKKYNNKEINYKEYSILITILLYGMDRIANTVGHYDAYRKKIEFDKELYLGIMLPDKNLNKNNKCFNEDATNLVKKIKCDLLYLDPPYNSRQYSDAYHLLENIARWEKPKVFGIARKMDRKAIKSSYCTIEATQKFRELIENTNARYILLSYNNMSEKGDGRSNAKILDKDILEILEKKGKVKVFEEEYKMFSTGKSNVKDNKERLFLCEVEENRSVSSPFNYTGGKYKLLEQLQKLFKEEEIFLDIFTGGANVGINSKSSKIIFNDVNAKIISLMEYIKNIDVEELLKKIDNIIVDYGLSNTMLYGYEYYSCNSSEGLANCNKEAFLKLREDYNKKLNKGIEDYNLLYVLIVFSFNNQVRFNSKGEFNLPVGKRDFNSKMRNKLILFSKKLKEKDIEFYSKDFRDIDINKIPKNTFVYCDPPYLITTAGYNENGMWTDKEEKDLLNFLKELDKKGLKFALSNVLESKNKENKILKDWILENNFYCNYLKKDYSNSNYQRKEKNSVSVEVLVTNYNTEEM from the coding sequence ATGGAAAATTTAAAATTATTTTTAGATGACGAAGATAAAAAAAAGAATAAAGTTGAAAAATTAATAGAAGAGTTAAAATTAAAAAGATTTTTCATAAATAATAGAAGATATTTAGGTAATAAATATTCTTTAACTAATTTTATAAAAAAAATAGTTGAAGAAAATTGTAAAAGTATTGATGTTGTTGCTGATGTATTTAGTGGAACAGGTTCAGTTTCTGAGATTTTTAAGGATAAGGAATTAATAACAAATGATTTATTATATTGTAACTATATATCTAACTATGCTTGGTTTTCTAATGAAGACTACTCTGAAGAAAAAATAATAAATATAATTTATGAATATAATGAAATAGAAACATCAGAAAATAATTATGTTAGAGAAAATTTTGCAGATACTTTTTTTTCAGCAGATGATTGCAGTAAGATTGGCTATATAAGAGAAGATATAGAAAAAAAATATAACAATAAAGAAATAAATTACAAAGAGTATTCTATTTTAATAACAATATTACTTTATGGAATGGATAGAATTGCTAATACTGTTGGACACTATGATGCATATAGAAAAAAAATAGAATTTGATAAAGAATTGTATTTAGGAATAATGTTACCTGATAAAAATTTGAATAAAAATAATAAATGTTTTAATGAGGATGCTACAAACTTAGTAAAAAAAATAAAATGTGATTTACTTTACTTAGATCCTCCATATAATTCAAGACAGTATTCAGATGCTTATCATCTATTAGAAAATATTGCTAGGTGGGAGAAACCAAAAGTTTTTGGGATTGCTAGAAAAATGGATAGAAAAGCAATAAAAAGTAGTTATTGTACTATAGAGGCTACTCAAAAATTTAGGGAATTAATCGAAAATACTAATGCTAGATATATTTTACTTTCATATAATAATATGTCTGAAAAAGGTGATGGTAGGTCAAATGCAAAAATTTTGGACAAAGATATTTTAGAAATTTTAGAAAAAAAAGGTAAAGTCAAAGTTTTTGAAGAGGAGTATAAAATGTTTTCAACAGGGAAATCAAATGTAAAAGATAATAAAGAAAGATTATTTTTATGTGAAGTTGAAGAAAATAGGTCAGTGTCTTCTCCATTTAATTATACTGGTGGAAAATATAAATTATTAGAACAACTTCAAAAATTATTTAAGGAGGAAGAGATATTTTTAGATATTTTTACAGGTGGAGCAAATGTTGGAATTAATTCAAAGTCCTCAAAAATAATTTTTAATGATGTAAATGCTAAGATAATTTCTTTAATGGAGTATATCAAAAATATAGATGTAGAAGAATTATTAAAAAAAATAGATAATATTATAGTTGATTATGGCTTATCGAATACAATGCTTTATGGCTATGAGTATTACTCTTGCAATAGTAGTGAAGGATTAGCAAATTGCAATAAAGAAGCCTTTTTAAAATTGAGAGAAGATTATAATAAGAAACTGAATAAGGGGATAGAAGATTATAATCTTTTATATGTTTTAATTGTTTTTTCTTTTAATAATCAAGTTCGTTTCAATAGTAAAGGAGAATTTAATTTACCAGTTGGAAAAAGAGATTTTAATTCAAAAATGAGAAATAAATTAATTTTATTTTCAAAAAAATTAAAAGAAAAAGATATTGAATTTTATTCAAAAGATTTTAGGGATATTGATATAAATAAAATTCCTAAAAATACTTTTGTTTATTGTGATCCACCTTACTTAATTACTACTGCTGGATATAATGAAAATGGGATGTGGACTGACAAAGAGGAAAAAGATTTACTTAATTTTCTGAAAGAGTTAGATAAAAAAGGCTTAAAATTCGCTTTATCAAATGTTTTAGAAAGCAAAAATAAAGAAAATAAAATTTTAAAAGATTGGATTTTAGAAAATAATTTTTATTGTAATTATTTAAAAAAAGATTATTCAAATAGTAATTATCAAAGGAAAGAAAAAAATAGTGTTTCAGTTGAAGTTTTAGTAACTAATTATAATACTGAGGAGATGTAA
- a CDS encoding ArsB/NhaD family transporter, with product MLLVLGILIFIVVFYCIITEKIPSAYATMLGALAMAFLGIVNEEEILETIHSRLEILLLLIGMMIIVSLISETGVFQWFAIKVVKIVRGDPLKLLILLSLVTATCSAFLDNVTTILLMAPVSILLAKQLKLDPFPFVMTEVLASDIGGMATLIGDPTQLIIGSEGKLNFNEFLFNTAPMTVIALIILLTVVYFTNIRKMKVSNELKARIMELESERILKDKKLLKQSMIILTAVIIGFVLNNFVNKGLSVISLSGGIFLAFLTEREPKKIFGGVEWDTLFFFIGLFIMIKGIENLGIIKFIGDKIIEISTGNFKVASISIMWLSSIFTSIFGNVANAATFAKIIKTIIPDFQNIANTKVFWWALSYGSCLGGSITMIGSATNVVAVSASAKAGCKIDFMKFFKFGSKIAILNLIAATVYMYLRYL from the coding sequence ATGTTACTAGTTTTAGGAATACTCATTTTTATTGTAGTTTTTTACTGCATAATTACAGAAAAAATTCCTTCTGCCTATGCAACTATGCTTGGAGCATTGGCAATGGCTTTTTTAGGAATAGTTAATGAAGAAGAAATTTTAGAAACGATACATAGTAGATTAGAAATATTGCTCTTACTGATTGGGATGATGATAATAGTATCTCTAATTTCAGAAACAGGAGTATTTCAATGGTTTGCAATTAAGGTTGTAAAAATAGTAAGAGGAGATCCACTAAAACTGTTAATATTGCTTTCACTTGTAACAGCAACTTGTTCAGCATTTTTAGATAATGTTACAACAATTTTACTTATGGCACCAGTATCAATATTATTGGCAAAACAGTTAAAATTAGATCCTTTTCCTTTTGTTATGACAGAAGTTTTGGCTTCAGATATAGGTGGAATGGCAACATTAATAGGAGACCCTACTCAACTTATTATAGGGAGTGAAGGAAAATTAAATTTTAATGAATTCTTGTTTAATACAGCACCTATGACTGTTATAGCATTAATAATATTGTTAACAGTTGTATATTTTACAAATATAAGGAAAATGAAAGTTTCAAATGAATTAAAAGCAAGGATTATGGAGTTGGAATCTGAAAGAATATTAAAAGATAAAAAGTTACTTAAACAATCTATGATAATTCTTACTGCTGTGATAATAGGTTTTGTATTAAATAATTTTGTTAATAAAGGATTATCAGTAATTTCTTTAAGTGGTGGAATATTTTTAGCATTTTTAACAGAAAGAGAACCTAAAAAGATTTTTGGTGGAGTGGAATGGGATACTCTATTCTTCTTTATTGGGCTTTTTATTATGATTAAAGGTATTGAAAATTTAGGAATAATTAAGTTTATTGGGGATAAGATAATTGAAATATCAACAGGGAATTTTAAAGTAGCTTCAATTTCAATAATGTGGTTATCATCAATATTTACTTCTATATTTGGAAATGTTGCTAATGCTGCAACTTTTGCAAAGATTATTAAAACAATTATTCCAGATTTCCAAAATATAGCAAATACAAAAGTATTTTGGTGGGCTTTATCTTATGGTTCTTGTTTAGGCGGAAGTATCACAATGATAGGTTCTGCAACAAATGTTGTGGCTGTGTCAGCTTCTGCAAAAGCAGGATGTAAAATTGATTTTATGAAATTCTTTAAATTTGGAAGTAAGATAGCAATTTTAAATCTGATAGCTGCAACTGTGTATATGTATTTAAGATATTTATAA
- a CDS encoding DegV family protein: MKIEIKILNPVRLTKLFIAASRWLSKYADVLNDLNVYPVPDGDTGTNMSMTLQSVENALIGLQSEPNMEELVDIISEAVLLGARGNSGTILSQIIQGFLDAVRDKEEIDIETAAKAFVSAKERAYKAVSQPVEGTILTVIRKVSEAAMAYDGPKDDFIPFLVNLKNAAADAVEDTPNLLPKLKEAGVVDAGGKGIFYVLEGFEKSVTDPEMLKDLARIANSQVNRKQKLEYINKNEIKFKYCTEFIIESGSFDLDEYKEKIGKLGDSMVVAQTRKKTKTHIHTNNPGQALEIAGSLGDLNNIKIENMEIQHSHVLVKEEELNKVDIRGIVKETVPEEPKLLFNEKNIENSVAIYAVVDNKNIADLFLKDGASATLIGGQTKNPSVSDIEEGLKKIKAKTIYILPNNKNIIASAKLAAKRDNRDIIVIDTKTMLEGHYFTKNKKMNLQTLLRQLKFNNSIEITKAVRDTKVNDIEIKVGDNIALVNGTLTEKAEKVEDLIKKIYEKYTNDNTLAVTLVRGKTATEEGNEIIKSKNFKKFYEYDGEQDNYSYYIYLEQRDPSLSKIAILTDSASDLTPDMIEGLDVTVIPIRLKIGENNYKDGVNLSKKEFWHKLMTEKVVPKTAQPSPAEFRDYYEELFNKGYEKIISIHISSKMSGTQQVAKVAREMLKREKDIIIVDSKSVTFGQAYQVLEAAKMIKSGVKLDDILTRLYEIADKMKVYFAVSDLTYLEKGGRIGRASSVIGNLLKLRPVLKLEDGEVCLETKTFGERGAISYMEKIIKNEGKNSIYLYTAWGGTNQELQNTDVLKRTADIMRKIEYKGRFEIGATIGSHSGPVFGIGIISKIR; the protein is encoded by the coding sequence ATGAAAATAGAGATAAAAATTTTAAACCCTGTCAGGCTGACAAAGTTATTTATAGCAGCAAGCAGATGGCTTTCAAAATATGCAGATGTTCTAAATGACTTAAATGTTTATCCTGTTCCAGATGGAGATACAGGAACAAATATGTCTATGACATTACAGTCAGTTGAAAATGCCTTGATAGGATTACAAAGTGAGCCTAATATGGAAGAGCTTGTAGATATAATTTCAGAAGCAGTTTTATTAGGAGCAAGAGGGAATTCAGGAACAATTTTATCACAAATAATTCAAGGATTTTTAGATGCAGTAAGGGATAAAGAAGAAATAGATATAGAAACAGCAGCAAAGGCTTTTGTATCTGCAAAAGAAAGAGCATATAAAGCAGTGAGCCAACCAGTTGAAGGAACAATACTTACAGTTATAAGAAAAGTTTCAGAAGCAGCTATGGCTTATGATGGACCAAAAGATGATTTTATACCATTTTTAGTTAATCTAAAAAATGCAGCTGCTGATGCGGTTGAAGACACTCCTAATCTTTTACCTAAATTAAAAGAGGCAGGAGTTGTAGATGCAGGAGGGAAAGGGATTTTTTATGTCCTTGAAGGATTTGAAAAATCAGTTACTGACCCTGAAATGTTAAAAGATTTAGCAAGAATAGCAAATTCACAAGTAAATAGAAAACAAAAGTTAGAATATATAAATAAAAATGAAATAAAATTCAAGTATTGTACAGAATTTATAATTGAGTCTGGAAGTTTTGATTTAGATGAATATAAAGAAAAAATTGGAAAACTTGGGGACTCTATGGTTGTTGCCCAAACGAGAAAAAAGACTAAGACTCATATACATACAAATAATCCAGGACAAGCATTAGAAATAGCTGGTTCATTAGGAGATTTGAATAATATTAAAATTGAAAATATGGAAATTCAACACAGCCATGTTTTAGTTAAAGAAGAAGAACTTAATAAGGTTGATATAAGAGGTATTGTAAAAGAAACTGTTCCAGAAGAGCCAAAACTATTATTTAATGAAAAGAATATTGAAAATAGTGTGGCAATATATGCAGTAGTAGATAACAAAAATATAGCTGATTTATTCTTAAAAGATGGAGCAAGTGCAACTTTAATTGGTGGGCAAACAAAAAATCCTTCTGTTTCAGATATAGAAGAAGGTTTAAAGAAAATTAAGGCAAAAACTATCTATATTTTACCTAATAATAAAAATATTATTGCTAGTGCAAAACTTGCAGCAAAAAGGGATAATAGAGATATTATAGTTATAGATACTAAAACAATGTTAGAAGGACACTATTTTACAAAAAATAAAAAGATGAATCTTCAAACTTTATTAAGGCAATTAAAATTCAATAATTCTATTGAAATCACAAAGGCAGTTAGAGATACTAAGGTAAATGATATAGAAATTAAAGTTGGGGATAATATTGCACTTGTAAATGGAACTTTAACAGAAAAGGCTGAAAAAGTTGAAGATTTAATTAAAAAAATATATGAAAAATATACAAATGACAATACCTTAGCTGTTACTCTTGTGAGAGGAAAAACAGCAACAGAAGAAGGAAATGAAATTATAAAATCTAAGAACTTTAAAAAATTCTATGAATATGATGGAGAACAAGATAATTATTCTTACTATATTTACTTAGAACAAAGAGATCCTAGCCTATCAAAGATTGCTATATTGACAGATTCTGCATCTGATTTAACACCAGATATGATAGAAGGACTTGATGTAACTGTTATTCCAATAAGACTTAAAATTGGAGAAAATAATTACAAAGATGGAGTGAATTTAAGTAAAAAAGAATTTTGGCATAAATTAATGACTGAAAAGGTAGTGCCTAAGACTGCTCAACCTTCTCCTGCTGAATTCAGAGATTACTATGAGGAATTATTTAATAAAGGTTATGAAAAAATAATATCAATTCATATTTCTAGTAAGATGAGTGGAACTCAACAAGTTGCAAAAGTGGCAAGAGAAATGTTAAAGAGAGAAAAAGATATAATTATAGTTGATTCAAAATCTGTTACATTTGGACAAGCATATCAAGTTCTTGAAGCTGCAAAAATGATAAAATCAGGGGTTAAATTAGATGATATTTTAACAAGACTTTATGAAATAGCGGATAAGATGAAAGTATACTTTGCAGTTAGTGATTTAACTTACCTAGAAAAAGGTGGAAGAATTGGAAGAGCTTCATCAGTGATTGGAAATCTATTGAAATTAAGACCTGTTTTAAAATTAGAAGATGGAGAGGTTTGTCTTGAAACTAAAACTTTTGGTGAGAGAGGAGCTATCTCTTATATGGAAAAAATTATTAAAAATGAAGGTAAAAATAGTATATATCTATACACTGCTTGGGGAGGAACTAACCAAGAACTACAAAATACAGATGTATTAAAGAGAACAGCAGACATAATGAGAAAAATTGAATACAAGGGTAGATTTGAAATTGGAGCTACAATAGGTAGCCACAGTGGTCCTGTCTTTGGAATTGGAATTATATCTAAAATTAGATAA
- a CDS encoding ArsB/NhaD family transporter, protein MLYLGILIFIVVFYCIITEKVPSSWATMAGGLLMTLIGITSQEQVLETIYTRLEILFLLVGMMMIVLLISETGVFQWFAIKVAQLVRGEPFKLIILLSIVTAVCSAFLDNVTTILLMAPVSILLAKQLKLNPFPFVITEVMSANIGGLATLIGDPTQLIIGAEGKLTFNEFLLNTAPVAILSMISLLATVYFMYAKDMKVSNELKAKIMELDSSRSLKDIKLLKQSIVIFSLVIIGFILNNFVDKGLAMIALSGAVCLSLLAKKNPKEMFEGVEWETLFFFIGLFMMIKGIENLDIIKFIGDKMIHLTEGHFGGAVFSTMWISAVFTSVIGNVANAATFSKIINIMTPSFSGVAGIKALWWALSFGSCLGGNLSLLGSATNVVAVGAADKAGCKIKFVQFLKFGGIIAIENLIIASIYIYFRYL, encoded by the coding sequence ATGTTATATCTTGGAATTTTAATATTTATAGTGGTATTCTATTGTATAATTACAGAGAAAGTACCAAGTTCTTGGGCAACAATGGCTGGAGGTTTGTTAATGACTTTAATAGGAATAACAAGCCAAGAACAAGTCCTTGAAACGATATATACAAGATTAGAAATTTTATTTTTACTTGTTGGAATGATGATGATAGTTCTTCTTATTTCTGAAACAGGAGTGTTCCAGTGGTTTGCGATTAAGGTTGCACAATTGGTAAGAGGAGAACCATTTAAGTTGATAATTTTGTTATCAATAGTAACAGCAGTATGTTCTGCGTTTTTAGATAATGTTACAACAATTTTACTTATGGCACCAGTATCTATATTGTTGGCTAAGCAGTTGAAATTAAATCCTTTTCCTTTTGTAATAACAGAAGTTATGTCAGCAAATATTGGAGGACTTGCAACATTGATAGGTGACCCTACTCAACTTATTATAGGAGCAGAAGGAAAATTAACTTTTAATGAATTTTTACTTAATACAGCACCAGTTGCAATACTTTCAATGATTTCTCTTTTAGCAACAGTTTATTTTATGTATGCAAAAGATATGAAAGTGTCAAATGAATTAAAAGCTAAGATTATGGAATTGGATTCTAGTAGATCATTAAAAGATATAAAACTTTTAAAACAATCGATAGTTATATTTTCTTTGGTTATAATAGGTTTTATCTTAAATAACTTCGTGGATAAAGGGCTTGCTATGATTGCACTATCAGGAGCAGTATGTCTATCACTTCTTGCAAAGAAAAATCCTAAGGAAATGTTTGAAGGGGTTGAATGGGAAACTCTATTCTTCTTTATAGGATTATTTATGATGATAAAGGGAATAGAAAATCTTGATATTATTAAATTTATTGGGGATAAAATGATACATCTAACAGAAGGTCATTTTGGAGGAGCAGTATTCTCAACAATGTGGATATCAGCTGTCTTTACCTCAGTAATAGGAAATGTTGCTAATGCAGCTACATTCTCAAAAATTATTAATATTATGACTCCAAGTTTTTCAGGAGTAGCAGGAATAAAAGCACTTTGGTGGGCTTTATCTTTTGGTTCTTGTTTAGGTGGAAATTTAAGTTTACTTGGTTCTGCAACAAATGTTGTGGCAGTAGGAGCAGCAGATAAGGCAGGATGTAAAATTAAATTTGTACAATTTTTAAAATTTGGTGGAATTATTGCCATAGAAAATTTAATTATAGCTTCAATATATATTTATTTCAGATATTTGTAA
- a CDS encoding PTS sugar transporter subunit IIA has product MKFSSYLNPDYIFPCLEVESKEEIIRTIVDKVAEDNKMVSEQKYEIIKNILKREEEISTCIGSGIFLPHTRMIDFSDFIIAVATVKNKLEAEIGGTNQTDDIKVVFLIISDVLKNKNLLKAMSAISKIALKNPEIIEKIKMATHEKQILELLSANDIEIEHKIIAEDVLSPEIKPARENDTLEEIAKRLILEQKSALPVLTEDGVLLGEITERELIGFGMPEHLALMSDLNFLTVGEPFEEYLLNESTMTIKDIYRKDIRHLIIDKETPIMEICFKMVYKGMHRLYVVNPKNNKYLGIINRSDIIKKVLHI; this is encoded by the coding sequence ATGAAATTTTCAAGTTACTTAAATCCAGATTATATATTTCCTTGTTTAGAAGTAGAATCTAAAGAAGAAATAATTAGAACAATTGTTGACAAAGTGGCGGAAGATAACAAGATGGTTTCTGAACAAAAATATGAAATTATCAAAAATATTTTAAAGAGAGAAGAAGAAATTTCTACCTGTATAGGAAGTGGAATTTTCTTACCACATACAAGAATGATAGATTTTTCGGATTTCATTATAGCAGTTGCCACTGTTAAAAATAAATTAGAGGCTGAAATTGGAGGAACAAACCAAACTGATGATATAAAAGTTGTATTCTTAATAATTTCAGATGTATTAAAAAATAAAAATCTATTGAAAGCTATGAGTGCAATTTCAAAAATAGCTTTAAAAAATCCTGAAATTATAGAAAAAATTAAAATGGCAACTCATGAAAAACAAATACTTGAATTATTATCTGCTAATGATATAGAGATAGAACATAAAATTATAGCAGAAGATGTTTTAAGCCCAGAAATAAAACCAGCAAGAGAAAATGATACTTTGGAAGAAATAGCTAAAAGATTGATATTAGAACAAAAATCAGCACTGCCTGTTCTAACAGAAGATGGTGTCCTTTTAGGAGAAATAACAGAAAGAGAATTAATAGGTTTTGGTATGCCAGAACATCTAGCCCTTATGAGTGATTTAAACTTCTTAACAGTAGGAGAACCTTTTGAAGAATATTTACTTAATGAAAGCACAATGACAATAAAGGATATTTATAGAAAAGATATTAGACACTTGATAATAGATAAAGAAACTCCTATAATGGAAATTTGTTTTAAGATGGTATATAAAGGAATGCATAGATTGTATGTTGTAAATCCAAAGAATAATAAATATCTTGGAATTATAAATAGGTCAGATATTATTAAGAAAGTGTTACATATATAA